A single window of Bacteroidota bacterium DNA harbors:
- a CDS encoding iron-sulfur cluster-binding protein, whose amino-acid sequence MAFSTAEKFLDDAEKKVFNPEHRRKLSFNISQYDKKVVEGKKQYSNLELAKERASALKAKVIDNLDKYLIEFEANFIKRGGKVIWARDAEEANQEIIKVLKRFNTKTVVKSKSMVTEEIHINEALEKEGIESLETDLGEFIVQLRKEAPYHIVTPAMHLSKEDVAKTFHEEKGTPIDYTPQQITAWVRKFLREKYVSAEAGITGGNFLIADIGGVALTENEGNAWLSMAFPKVHIAIVGIEKIIPSFADMELFWSLLATHGTGQNVTVYNSILTGPKQNGETDGPEEMYVVLLDNGRTNVLEQVEQRRALHCIRCGACLNACPIYQGVGGHTYASPYSGPIGSVLTPQLWGMKEFKHLSYSSSLCGKCTEVCPVKIDLHKLLLYNRRDSVKEKFSSTTENLMWVFWKKAMMKRRTMEKGGSALKNFMLNQFFKKQWGNRRELPKVAPKSFNQLWKEQHGMK is encoded by the coding sequence ATGGCATTTTCCACCGCAGAAAAATTTCTTGATGATGCAGAAAAAAAAGTGTTCAATCCCGAACACCGAAGAAAGCTTTCTTTCAATATTTCTCAGTATGACAAAAAAGTAGTTGAAGGGAAAAAACAATATTCCAATTTAGAGCTTGCCAAGGAACGCGCTTCCGCGCTGAAAGCAAAAGTGATTGACAATCTTGACAAGTATCTCATAGAGTTCGAGGCAAACTTCATTAAGCGCGGAGGAAAAGTAATCTGGGCGCGCGATGCAGAAGAAGCCAATCAGGAAATCATTAAAGTGCTGAAACGCTTCAATACAAAAACTGTGGTGAAATCAAAATCCATGGTCACCGAAGAAATTCACATCAACGAGGCTCTGGAGAAAGAAGGCATCGAATCGCTCGAAACAGATTTGGGAGAATTCATCGTGCAATTAAGAAAAGAAGCGCCTTATCATATTGTAACTCCCGCCATGCACCTTTCCAAAGAAGATGTGGCGAAAACGTTTCACGAAGAAAAAGGAACTCCGATTGATTACACGCCTCAGCAAATTACTGCCTGGGTCAGAAAATTTTTGCGCGAGAAATATGTTTCTGCTGAAGCAGGCATCACCGGAGGAAATTTTCTCATAGCGGATATTGGCGGAGTTGCTCTCACAGAGAACGAAGGCAATGCATGGCTCTCTATGGCTTTTCCGAAAGTTCACATCGCAATTGTTGGCATAGAAAAAATAATTCCTTCGTTCGCAGACATGGAATTATTCTGGTCGCTGCTCGCCACGCACGGAACAGGACAAAATGTTACGGTATATAATTCCATTCTCACAGGACCGAAACAAAACGGTGAAACAGACGGACCGGAAGAAATGTATGTGGTGCTTCTTGATAACGGCAGAACCAATGTGCTTGAGCAGGTTGAACAACGCAGAGCGCTTCATTGCATCCGTTGCGGTGCCTGCCTGAATGCCTGCCCGATCTATCAGGGTGTGGGCGGACACACCTACGCATCTCCCTACAGCGGACCGATCGGCTCAGTTCTCACTCCGCAGTTGTGGGGCATGAAAGAATTTAAACATCTGAGTTACTCTTCATCGCTCTGCGGAAAATGCACAGAAGTCTGCCCTGTGAAAATTGATTTGCATAAACTGCTTTTATATAACCGGAGAGATTCGGTGAAAGAAAAATTTTCTTCGACAACAGAAAATCTCATGTGGGTTTTCTGGAAGAAGGCGATGATGAAGCGCAGGACAATGGAAAAAGGAGGATCGGCATTGAAAAATTTTATGCTCAACCAGTTTTTCAAAAAGCAATGGGGAAATAGAAGAGAACTTCCGAAAGTTGCACCGAAATCGTTTAATCAGTTGTGGAAAGAACAACATGGGATGAAGTAA
- a CDS encoding gliding motility lipoprotein GldH, whose protein sequence is MKKLNFFLTICLSTVYCLLSTGCDSNRVFEDNIDIPDYSWDVKNKLSFDVTIEDTTALHNLYVNVRHASHYPYANLYMFIVIKFPNGKLAKDTLECVLSDENGKWKGDGMGDIWDNQILWKPKVKFPITGKYTFELEHAMRMEQVPFIMDVGLRVEKAGKK, encoded by the coding sequence ATGAAAAAATTGAATTTTTTTTTGACTATTTGCTTGTCTACTGTCTACTGCCTACTGTCTACTGGTTGCGATAGCAACCGAGTCTTCGAAGACAACATTGACATTCCCGATTATTCATGGGATGTGAAAAACAAACTTTCGTTTGATGTAACTATTGAAGATACCACAGCGCTTCATAATTTGTATGTGAACGTTCGCCACGCAAGCCATTATCCGTACGCCAATCTGTATATGTTCATCGTGATAAAATTTCCTAACGGAAAACTTGCGAAGGATACGCTCGAATGTGTTTTATCAGATGAAAACGGAAAATGGAAAGGTGATGGAATGGGAGACATCTGGGACAATCAGATTTTGTGGAAGCCCAAAGTAAAATTTCCCATCACAGGCAAATATACTTTTGAACTTGAACACGCCATGCGGATGGAGCAGGTTCCTTTCATCATGGATGTGGGATTGAGAGTGGAGAAGGCGGGAAAGAAATAA
- the pyk gene encoding pyruvate kinase, with protein MIKYNKTKIIATVGPASSSEKILEKMIKGGVDIFRINFSHGSYEDVKKVIAAIRKLNKKLNTNIGILADLQGPKIRIGKVKNNSVHLKEGKIISFTSKECVGDASKLYINYKHFPSDVSPGENILINDGKFLLKIISTNKKDLVKAKIIQGGILSSNKGVNLPNTKISLPCLTEKDLKDLDFALENNVEWIGLSFVRSVTDVVDLKKKIKERHKHARVIAKIEKPEALKEIDNIIDLADGIMVARGDLGVELPMEQVPMIQKMLVDKCIRASRPVIIATQMMESMVENFTPTRAEVNDVANAVMDGTDAVMLSAETSVGKFPAQVIETMQKIIARVEQEERIYFREHPPVLQTQTFISDSICYNASVMARQANVSAIVTMTNSGYTAFRISSHRPRANIFVFTDNHTLLTTLNLVWGVRGFYYNKYESTDKTMEDLKKYLKKEGLVKTDDLVINTASMPLIEKGRTNMLRLSHVE; from the coding sequence ATGATAAAGTATAATAAAACAAAAATAATAGCCACGGTGGGTCCCGCATCTTCCTCGGAAAAAATTCTGGAGAAGATGATAAAAGGAGGAGTAGATATTTTCCGTATTAATTTCTCTCACGGCTCGTATGAAGATGTAAAAAAAGTTATTGCTGCTATTCGTAAGCTGAATAAAAAATTAAATACCAACATCGGCATACTTGCCGATTTGCAGGGACCCAAAATCAGAATCGGCAAAGTCAAAAATAATTCCGTTCATCTGAAAGAAGGAAAAATAATTTCATTTACCAGCAAGGAATGTGTTGGCGATGCATCAAAACTCTATATCAATTACAAACATTTCCCCTCGGATGTTTCACCTGGCGAAAATATTTTAATCAATGATGGGAAATTCCTTCTCAAAATTATCAGCACGAATAAAAAAGATTTAGTAAAAGCAAAAATTATTCAGGGCGGCATACTTTCCTCCAACAAAGGAGTGAATTTACCAAATACAAAAATTTCTCTTCCGTGCCTGACAGAAAAAGATTTGAAAGATTTGGATTTCGCTTTGGAGAACAATGTTGAATGGATTGGGCTTTCATTTGTTCGCTCAGTGACCGATGTCGTGGATTTAAAAAAGAAAATTAAAGAAAGACACAAACACGCGCGTGTCATAGCGAAAATTGAAAAACCAGAGGCATTGAAAGAAATTGACAACATTATTGATCTTGCGGATGGAATTATGGTTGCCCGCGGAGATTTGGGCGTTGAACTTCCGATGGAGCAGGTGCCGATGATTCAGAAAATGCTGGTGGACAAATGCATCCGTGCATCGCGCCCTGTCATTATTGCCACGCAGATGATGGAGAGCATGGTAGAGAATTTTACTCCAACCCGCGCGGAAGTGAATGACGTTGCCAACGCGGTGATGGACGGAACGGATGCCGTGATGCTCAGCGCAGAAACTTCCGTTGGAAAATTTCCTGCGCAAGTAATTGAAACCATGCAGAAGATTATTGCAAGAGTGGAGCAGGAAGAAAGAATTTATTTCCGTGAGCACCCCCCGGTTTTGCAAACACAAACATTCATTTCAGATTCCATTTGCTACAATGCCAGCGTGATGGCAAGACAAGCGAATGTTTCCGCCATCGTGACAATGACCAATTCAGGATACACGGCTTTCAGAATTTCCAGCCATCGTCCGCGCGCGAACATTTTTGTTTTTACAGACAATCACACACTTCTTACTACGCTGAATTTAGTATGGGGCGTGCGCGGATTTTATTACAACAAATATGAAAGCACCGATAAAACCATGGAGGATCTGAAAAAGTATTTAAAAAAAGAAGGACTTGTAAAAACAGACGACCTTGTCATCAACACCGCGAGCATGCCTCTTATAGAAAAAGGCAGAACGAATATGCTTCGTTTAAGTCATGTGGAATAG
- a CDS encoding IPExxxVDY family protein codes for MAPKKKLLIQNDYDFFLFGISCGEKPYRLCWALNNQLKTAFSKGKDMEVHEKNQAEQSKFSVFAYHNEEMFTDYRIILNKSENKFLVSEYKHADYLLMVQGGIPFSEKNSILKKVKEVAFVQTAFEIDPKKIKSKENFVF; via the coding sequence ATGGCACCCAAGAAAAAACTGCTGATACAAAACGATTATGACTTTTTTCTTTTCGGAATCAGTTGCGGAGAAAAACCATATCGCCTGTGCTGGGCACTGAATAATCAATTGAAAACAGCTTTCTCAAAAGGCAAGGATATGGAAGTGCATGAAAAAAATCAGGCAGAACAATCGAAGTTCTCCGTGTTTGCATACCACAACGAAGAAATGTTTACGGATTACCGGATCATTTTAAATAAATCAGAAAATAAATTTCTTGTTTCCGAATACAAGCACGCTGATTATCTGTTGATGGTGCAGGGCGGAATTCCGTTCTCAGAAAAAAATTCCATCCTGAAAAAAGTAAAAGAAGTGGCGTTTGTGCAAACTGCTTTTGAGATAGACCCGAAAAAAATAAAATCAAAAGAAAATTTTGTCTTCTGA
- a CDS encoding anthranilate synthase component I family protein yields the protein MRKQFSFEIDNVISFKEKLLHYAKNIERFCVLDSSNSSEFSGNTYNCIAGIDAMEEISPCENSFEALKKFHQKKNDWLFGYLSYDLKDEIEPPTLPSPNGGRSEEGGGIRFPQMHFFQPKYVFRLKGNKVEIGFLPEVSSEEEVENLFHEILNCPLSLVPRPSSPKISQRISKQNYIRTIKRIKNHIHRGDIYEMNYCMEFFSEQAEINPVGNNSNGVNPAEVFLKLNETSQAPFSAFYRMNDNYLLCASPERFLKKDGRKIISQPIKGTARRGVTISEDIELKELLLQNEKEKSENVMIVDLVRNDLSRTCDNVRVDELFGVYTFKQWHQMISTVSGEMRNDVHFADVIKNAFPMGSMTGAPKIRAMELIEQYEKTKRGLYSGAVGYITPASPLNPLSSRREEKGAGVVWGEADFDFNVVIRSILYNSSSKYLSFQVGSAITANSIPENEYEECLLKTKGMFEALKAQPQPSDARNLRLSLGGEHEVEKSESVF from the coding sequence ATGAGAAAACAGTTTTCTTTTGAAATTGATAATGTGATTTCTTTCAAAGAGAAATTGCTGCATTACGCAAAAAACATTGAGCGGTTTTGTGTGCTGGATAGCAGCAATAGTTCAGAATTTTCAGGTAATACCTATAACTGCATTGCGGGAATTGATGCGATGGAGGAAATCAGCCCCTGTGAAAATTCTTTTGAGGCGCTGAAAAAGTTTCATCAGAAAAAAAATGACTGGCTGTTTGGTTATCTCTCGTATGATTTGAAGGATGAGATTGAACCCCCAACTCTTCCTTCCCCCAATGGGGGAAGGAGCGAGGAAGGGGGCGGCATTAGATTTCCTCAGATGCATTTCTTCCAGCCGAAATATGTTTTCCGCCTCAAAGGGAATAAAGTGGAAATTGGTTTTCTGCCTGAAGTTTCTTCCGAAGAAGAAGTTGAGAATTTGTTTCATGAAATTCTGAATTGTCCCTTGTCCCTCGTTCCTCGTCCCTCGTCCCCAAAAATCTCACAAAGAATTTCTAAGCAGAACTATATCCGAACCATCAAGAGAATAAAGAATCATATTCATAGAGGCGATATTTACGAAATGAATTACTGCATGGAGTTTTTTTCTGAGCAAGCAGAAATAAACCCCGTAGGAAATAATTCCAACGGGGTAAATCCTGCGGAAGTTTTTCTGAAACTGAATGAAACTTCACAAGCTCCCTTCTCTGCTTTTTACAGAATGAATGACAATTATTTGCTGTGCGCAAGCCCTGAACGCTTTCTGAAAAAAGACGGAAGAAAAATAATTTCCCAGCCGATAAAGGGAACTGCACGAAGAGGAGTAACTATTTCAGAAGACATTGAACTGAAAGAATTGCTTTTGCAAAATGAAAAAGAAAAAAGCGAAAACGTGATGATCGTGGATTTGGTGCGGAATGATTTATCAAGAACCTGCGACAATGTGCGCGTGGACGAGCTTTTTGGAGTTTACACCTTCAAACAATGGCACCAGATGATTTCTACCGTGAGCGGAGAGATGAGAAATGATGTTCACTTTGCGGATGTAATTAAAAATGCCTTCCCGATGGGCTCAATGACAGGCGCTCCGAAAATCCGCGCGATGGAACTTATTGAGCAATATGAAAAAACAAAACGCGGATTGTACTCAGGAGCGGTCGGCTATATCACTCCTGCCTCACCCCTTAATCCCCTCTCCTCAAGGAGAGAGGAAAAGGGGGCGGGGGTTGTTTGGGGTGAGGCCGATTTTGATTTCAATGTGGTGATTCGAAGCATTCTCTATAATTCATCTTCAAAATATCTTTCGTTTCAAGTAGGAAGTGCCATCACCGCCAACTCAATTCCAGAAAATGAATATGAAGAATGTCTGCTCAAAACAAAAGGAATGTTTGAAGCACTGAAAGCCCAACCCCAACCGAGCGATGCTCGCAACCTTCGGTTGTCATTAGGAGGGGAGCATGAAGTAGAAAAATCCGAAAGTGTATTTTAG
- a CDS encoding iron-sulfur cluster assembly accessory protein, with the protein MITVSENAKQRALALIKEENKPADTFIRVGVESGGCSGLSYKMEFDNQIKEGDQVFEDKGMKIVVDKKSFLYLVGTELDFSGGLNGKGFEFKNPNAQRTCGCGESFAV; encoded by the coding sequence ATGATAACAGTTTCAGAAAACGCAAAGCAAAGAGCGCTCGCACTTATTAAGGAAGAGAACAAACCCGCAGATACTTTCATCCGCGTGGGCGTGGAGAGTGGCGGTTGTTCGGGGCTTTCTTATAAAATGGAATTCGACAATCAAATTAAAGAAGGCGACCAGGTTTTTGAAGATAAAGGAATGAAAATCGTGGTGGACAAAAAGAGTTTTCTCTATCTCGTGGGAACCGAACTTGATTTCTCAGGCGGATTGAACGGAAAGGGATTTGAATTCAAAAATCCAAACGCTCAGCGCACCTGCGGATGCGGTGAAAGTTTTGCAGTATAA
- a CDS encoding right-handed parallel beta-helix repeat-containing protein encodes MKKIICLFSIILLFGINSAFASIFYVTNVQDAGSGSLRQAAIDAYSFSGYDSIFFNIPGAGPFVIQLQSGIVVESVYIDGFSQPGNSSSNYLIELDGSLISMLPSGIAIGSSKVTINGVKFINFNQPAIEFWNTTFVAVKNIFFTNNFFTNNDIAIEYSQLTSFNDTLDNLYIANNIFQDNIIGIEINIDGGPHSNITITNNQFIDINQSTNTAIYILPTTTIDTATIQNLSINNNTISNIMGMGIEIDLASNNAQNFISGLAIDNNIIKTISNGSAVLILANGGDIFGFSMSGNNISNVVAYGLEIYLEDSVTNMLIQDNSITNCYGGLYFSSDRSAYIGGVQIIADTISNNLTDAIGIDAINFSGEYFYNTNFLINGNVINDNGGSGINMLGIGVGEINYFNIANNQILNNNGFGIHVINYDTIQMNDIMFTRNSIYNNDSLGIKTEEYNSQYSNPVIPIPTLDSVMQSGNYFIYGNYFALPNTSYRIEYFSNTLPDPSGYGEGEIYLAADTVTTDGLGNVSFVMQTTINIGNLYISSTATDLNTYNTSQFSNIMGTDISTVPFLESNYVDIYISPNPSSDFILINYKAKTSHAQFEIIDVIGRKILSTKQTQIDISKLPQGLYLLKVRDGDLIFSKRFLKD; translated from the coding sequence ATGAAAAAGATTATTTGTCTGTTCTCAATTATTCTATTGTTTGGAATTAACTCCGCTTTTGCATCTATATTCTATGTGACAAATGTTCAAGATGCTGGTTCTGGAAGTTTACGACAAGCAGCAATTGACGCATATTCTTTTTCTGGCTACGATTCTATTTTTTTTAACATACCTGGAGCAGGACCCTTTGTTATACAATTGCAGAGCGGAATAGTAGTAGAGTCAGTTTATATAGATGGTTTTTCTCAGCCAGGAAATTCATCGTCTAATTATTTAATAGAACTTGATGGAAGTTTAATAAGCATGCTGCCGAGTGGTATTGCGATAGGAAGTTCAAAGGTTACGATTAATGGGGTGAAATTTATAAATTTTAATCAACCCGCTATAGAATTTTGGAATACCACTTTCGTAGCAGTAAAAAATATTTTTTTTACAAATAATTTTTTCACAAACAACGATATAGCCATAGAATATTCTCAGCTAACAAGCTTCAATGATACGCTTGACAATTTATATATAGCAAATAATATATTTCAAGATAATATTATAGGAATTGAAATCAATATTGATGGTGGACCGCATTCAAATATTACAATCACGAATAACCAATTTATAGATATTAACCAATCTACTAATACAGCAATTTATATTTTACCAACGACAACCATTGACACGGCAACGATTCAAAACCTTTCCATAAACAATAATACTATATCAAACATTATGGGAATGGGAATAGAAATTGATTTGGCTTCAAACAATGCTCAAAATTTCATTTCTGGTCTTGCAATTGACAATAATATTATCAAAACAATATCTAATGGAAGCGCTGTATTAATATTGGCTAATGGAGGAGATATTTTTGGATTTTCTATGTCTGGAAACAATATTTCTAATGTTGTTGCATATGGCTTAGAAATCTACCTTGAAGACAGCGTTACAAACATGTTAATTCAAGATAACAGCATTACAAATTGTTATGGCGGACTTTATTTTTCTAGCGACCGTTCTGCTTACATAGGCGGAGTTCAAATTATTGCCGATACAATTTCAAATAATTTAACCGATGCAATTGGTATAGATGCAATAAATTTTTCGGGAGAATATTTTTATAATACCAATTTTCTAATAAATGGAAACGTAATTAATGATAATGGTGGAAGTGGGATTAACATGCTGGGGATAGGTGTTGGAGAAATAAATTATTTTAATATTGCCAACAACCAAATATTGAACAATAATGGTTTTGGAATACATGTTATTAATTATGATACTATACAAATGAACGATATAATGTTTACCAGGAATTCCATCTATAATAATGATAGCCTTGGAATTAAAACGGAAGAATATAATTCCCAATACTCTAACCCTGTTATTCCAATACCCACATTAGATTCTGTGATGCAATCTGGTAATTATTTTATTTATGGCAATTATTTTGCACTGCCCAATACATCGTATAGAATAGAGTATTTTTCCAATACATTGCCTGACCCATCAGGTTATGGAGAAGGTGAAATTTATTTGGCTGCTGATACTGTAACTACAGATGGCTTGGGAAATGTTTCTTTCGTAATGCAAACAACGATAAATATTGGAAATCTTTATATTTCTTCTACTGCAACTGATTTAAATACATATAATACTTCTCAGTTCAGTAATATAATGGGCACGGATATATCAACAGTCCCATTTTTAGAATCCAATTATGTAGATATTTATATTTCCCCCAACCCCTCCTCCGATTTTATTCTTATAAATTACAAAGCAAAAACTTCTCACGCTCAATTTGAAATCATTGATGTCATAGGAAGAAAAATCCTAAGCACAAAGCAAACACAAATTGATATTTCAAAACTCCCGCAAGGATTGTACTTGCTTAAAGTGAGAGATGGTGATTTGATTTTCTCAAAACGTTTTCTCAAAGATTAA
- the trpS gene encoding tryptophan--tRNA ligase translates to MSRILTGVQSTGVPHLGNLLGAIMPAIELSRKKENESFFFIADLHSLTTVKDAEIRKNNTYATASAWLAFGFDTEKNTFYRQSDVTEVCELTWYLSCFSRYPMLANATSFKDKSERLSEVNAGIFMYPVLMAADILLYDANFVPVGKDQKQHLEMTRDIATAFNNQYGETLVVPEALMDERVMIIPGIDGQKMSKSYNNYIDIFLPEKDVKKVVMNIVTDATPLEAPKNPDTCNVFKLYALLGNESQAKAMKEKYLKGGYGYGHAKTELFELIMDKFKTQRGEFTRYMSDKNELEKKLLLGAEKARKVAGVVLKRVREKLGY, encoded by the coding sequence ATGTCAAGAATTTTAACAGGCGTTCAAAGCACAGGAGTTCCGCACCTCGGAAATTTGCTCGGAGCAATCATGCCCGCCATTGAACTTTCAAGGAAGAAAGAGAATGAATCATTTTTTTTCATAGCGGATCTGCATTCGCTCACAACGGTTAAAGATGCGGAGATAAGAAAAAATAATACGTACGCAACTGCTTCCGCGTGGCTTGCTTTTGGTTTTGATACAGAGAAAAATACTTTTTACCGACAGAGCGATGTAACAGAAGTCTGCGAGCTAACCTGGTATCTTTCCTGCTTCAGCCGCTACCCGATGCTTGCCAACGCAACTTCTTTCAAGGATAAATCCGAAAGATTATCGGAAGTGAACGCAGGGATTTTCATGTACCCTGTGCTGATGGCTGCTGATATTTTATTGTATGATGCAAATTTTGTTCCTGTTGGAAAAGATCAGAAACAGCATCTGGAGATGACACGCGACATCGCTACAGCATTCAATAATCAATACGGAGAAACACTGGTCGTGCCCGAAGCGCTGATGGACGAGCGCGTAATGATAATTCCGGGAATTGACGGACAGAAGATGAGCAAGTCGTACAATAATTACATCGATATTTTTCTTCCTGAAAAAGATGTGAAAAAAGTGGTGATGAATATTGTTACGGACGCTACGCCTTTGGAAGCACCGAAAAATCCTGACACTTGTAATGTGTTCAAATTGTATGCGCTTCTGGGAAATGAATCACAAGCGAAAGCGATGAAAGAAAAATATTTAAAAGGCGGATACGGATACGGACATGCGAAGACTGAGCTTTTTGAGCTCATCATGGATAAATTCAAAACTCAGCGCGGAGAGTTTACCCGATACATGAGCGATAAAAATGAACTGGAGAAAAAATTATTGCTGGGTGCGGAGAAAGCGAGAAAAGTTGCCGGTGTCGTTTTGAAACGAGTTAGAGAAAAGCTCGGATACTAA
- the tilS gene encoding tRNA lysidine(34) synthetase TilS has translation MLEQLLSFLQKEKLIPSLTGRDREGLCFLLTVSGGVDSVVMCDLFHKAGFSFGIAHCNFKLRGKESDEDEQFVKLLAEKYNVPFHKKKFNTKSYADKKKISIQMAARDLRYEWLKRLAKEKKYDFIATAHHLDDSIETFFINILRGTGIAGLQGVPVKHGNIIRPLLFAGKKMIRDYAEENNLKWREDSSNFTDKYLRNNIRHHLIPSLKKLNAGFEKTITKELSYFKEAGEIFKKFVEEKKKEIVVEEGKNILLNIKKLKDSGHAETLLHELLRAYDFTPETTELIAQRMYTTAGKKFLSPTYRLIKDRDFLILTPKHANKENKEFLLKENQNEFQNENLKLKIEIINGNLSKIKDKSSSVAHLDYSALAFPLIIRKWKRGDFFFPLGMNGKKKLSDFFVDQKIPIPEKEYVYVLESNGKIVWVINYRIDNRFKVLPGTKKILKVASVV, from the coding sequence ATGCTCGAACAGTTACTATCGTTTTTGCAAAAAGAAAAACTAATTCCCTCCCTAACGGGGAGGGACAGGGAGGGGCTTTGTTTTTTACTCACCGTCAGCGGTGGCGTTGATTCCGTTGTGATGTGCGATTTGTTTCACAAAGCAGGATTTTCATTCGGCATTGCTCATTGCAATTTTAAACTCAGAGGAAAAGAATCTGACGAAGACGAGCAGTTTGTGAAATTGCTGGCGGAGAAATACAACGTTCCTTTTCACAAAAAAAAATTTAACACAAAATCCTATGCTGATAAGAAAAAGATTTCCATCCAGATGGCTGCGCGGGATTTGCGCTATGAATGGCTGAAACGGCTGGCAAAAGAAAAAAAATACGACTTCATTGCCACCGCTCATCATCTGGATGATTCCATTGAAACTTTTTTCATTAACATCCTGCGCGGAACGGGAATCGCTGGACTTCAGGGAGTTCCCGTAAAACACGGAAATATTATCCGCCCGCTGTTGTTTGCCGGTAAAAAAATGATTCGTGATTATGCGGAAGAAAATAATCTTAAGTGGCGGGAAGACAGCAGTAATTTCACTGATAAATACCTGCGTAATAATATCCGCCATCACCTGATTCCCTCTCTCAAAAAACTGAATGCGGGGTTTGAAAAAACCATTACCAAAGAATTATCCTACTTCAAAGAAGCGGGAGAAATTTTTAAAAAGTTTGTGGAGGAAAAGAAAAAGGAAATCGTAGTGGAAGAAGGGAAAAACATTCTGCTCAACATAAAAAAACTTAAAGACAGCGGGCACGCGGAAACACTACTTCACGAATTGCTCCGTGCGTATGATTTCACTCCTGAAACTACCGAACTTATTGCGCAACGGATGTACACCACAGCTGGAAAAAAATTCTTGTCACCCACCTATCGTCTTATTAAGGACAGGGATTTTTTGATCCTCACTCCAAAACATGCTAATAAAGAAAACAAAGAATTTCTTCTGAAAGAAAATCAAAATGAATTTCAGAACGAAAATCTAAAACTGAAAATAGAAATAATAAATGGAAATCTGTCCAAAATAAAAGACAAAAGCAGTTCTGTGGCACATCTTGATTATTCCGCTCTTGCATTTCCGCTTATAATAAGGAAGTGGAAACGGGGCGATTTCTTTTTTCCCCTCGGCATGAACGGGAAAAAGAAACTCAGCGACTTCTTTGTTGACCAGAAAATTCCCATCCCTGAAAAGGAATACGTTTATGTACTGGAATCAAATGGAAAAATCGTTTGGGTAATCAATTACCGGATTGATAACCGATTTAAAGTACTCCCAGGCACAAAAAAAATCCTAAAGGTTGCATCGGTTGTCTGA